Genomic DNA from Desulfovibrio sp. JC022:
GGCAACAGCCTTCTTCTCAATGATGCTGCTATATATGTATGGTCGTATCAAAGTGAGCGATATTCTTAATCAAGGCATTGCCAGTGTAAAAGAAAAGGATAAAGTCATTAATGAACTGATAACGGAAAACAGCCAGCTCAAAGAAGAGGCTGATGGGCTTGTCCGTGATTACGATCAATTGAGTGAAGAAGTTGCTGCATTAGCCAGTGAAAAGGACCGACTGAAAGAAGAGGCAAGCATACTTATCAACGAAAAGGATCAACTAAGGAATGAAGTCTCCGAATTAAAAAGTAAGCCTGAAACAGATGTTCAGCATTCTGATGATTCGCAAGGCTACAAAGCAAAAATAGAATCCTTAGAGACTCAGCTGGCCGAGAAGGAAGAAATCATAAACAAGAGCGGTTGGAAAAAATGGTATCTCGCAGCCTGTTCAGTTATGGGTGAAATCATTCGCGAAAATACGGTCAACTTATCTAATCCGGTGACGATCAAAAGGGATGCCTTTTTCGAGCGCATCAAATCGAACTACCCCGATCAGAATGAAAAGGAATTCGGCTCTGCGAATCGTGTAGCATGGAAGTGCGTTCCCGACACTGTAAAGCACACAGACGGGTCTTCTTAGGGGGTAAAAACTGTTAAAGAAGACTATTTTACCCCTCCTGCCCTTAAAAAACATCCTCATTTAATACAGGGGCTTAAATTTTAAATTTACAATTTAAGCCCCTGTACCCCTTTTACCCGTCTAGCAAACAAATCCGGTTCTTGTAGGCTCGTCCGAAACGTCAAAACACGGAGGAAAAACTATGCGAACCGAAACCAATCATACCGCATACCATCTGCCCAATACGGGCTTTGTAAGACTTGTTGATGTCCTGAAAGTCATTCCTGTTTCCAAGACAACTTGGTGGAAAGGAATCCAGACCGGACGCTTTCCAAAGCCTGTAAAACTTACCGAGCGCACAACCGCTTGGCGGGTCTGCGACATCCACAAACTCATCGAAGAGCTGGAAGCATAGATGTCTGACATGGCGTCTATGGCTTATGGAGGGGGCAGCTTGCTCCCTTCGCCTTCTTCTTTTCCGCATGGAGTGCTTCCGCCCAGCATCGAGGATTCGCTCGATGTCGCGGCTTCGGCCTACAATGTTCCGCTTGCGGTTCCGGCTATCACCTTTCTTGCGGTGATCGGGGCCACGGTGGGCAGGACTCGCGGCCTTGAAGTGAAGCCAAGCTGGATAACACACCCGAACCTGTACTGGGCATTGGTTGCCAAATCCGGCACGGGCAAAAGCCCTTGCTCTGCTGCGATCATGAAGCCGATCCATGAAAAGGATCAGACCGAGTACCAGAAGCATAAGCAGGAGCTTTCCGAATACGAGCTGGATTTAAAGGAATGGAAAGCTGAATTCGCCCGCGCCCAGCGAGAAAATGAAAGCCTCCCGGATAAGCCGGTCTGTCCTGTATGGAAGCAAAGCTATATTGAAGATAGCACCACGCAAGCCCTCGGCACTATTCTGGCCGGAAATCCTCGTGGTGTTCTCTGGTATCGTGACGAATTGGCCGGGCTGCTCTCCGATCTTGGCCGCTACGACAATAAAGGCGGCGATGGAGGTGATAAAGCCCGGTTGCTTTCCGCTTATGATTGCGGACCATGGAAGGTTTCGCGCAGCACTAGAGAAGGGCTGCATATTCCGCACGCCTGCGTTTCCATTTTCGGGACGGTCCAGCCGAAGTTGCTGCCGAACCTCTTCAAACCGCAAGATACGATTTCTGGCTTTCTGCCGCGTTTCCTTTTTGTTCGCTGTGAGCAGGAAGCACCGCCGCTTTGGACATCCAAAAGTTTCGATGGAGAGCAAGCGGAACTTATTCATGGATTCATTCATCAAGCGCAGGGCTTGAATTTCGGGTCGGAAGATTCGCCGCAAATTATCAGCTTGTCAGAGGCTGCGCGTGATCTGGTGCAGGAGTGGTACGACCAGCAGGTTCTGGCCCACTGGTATCAGCCGGAGCTGGAGCAGTTTGAAGCTCTGGCTCCAAAACTGCGCGGTGCGTTTTTCAAGCTTTCGCTGATCATCCACATGCTTGATTGCTGGAGCGCAGGCAAATCCGAACTCTGTCCGGTCCTCCCGGAGTCGATTCAAAGAACGATTCAGTTGATGCAATGGCTTGAGGAGCAGCAAAGGCAGGTCTGGACTCTGCTCTCTGCCGGGAACAAATTTCAGGAGACTACGACCATCGGCCGCAGAGTTGCGCGGGCCATCGTTGCCCTTTCAAAAGATATGAATCAGAGCCTGTTGCCGACTTCAAAAATTGTAGAATTTCTGAATCAAGATTTGGCAGATTCTTTCCATGTGAAAGCGGACGCGGTGGGCAAGAGCTACAAAGAATTGGGCATCGAAATCGGACGCAACAGCCGCGAAAGAGGTGCCAAACTCACCCCGGAAATCATCAAAACGCTCTCCCAATACTTTCCTGCCGAAAAAGGCGTCATACCCGTCACAGGCGTCATTGACCCTGATAAAAACAAAGAAATTCAGATAGATACGAGAATGACGGCTGGAGTGACACCTGAGAATCAGGCGTCACCGGATGTCACCGCAGAAAAGTGCAATAATATCAATATAATGAAACAGGAATGACGGCTATGACGTCTATGACACGTATTTTAGAGTTCTATACATTTTTGGGTTCCATGACGCTCAAATTCTTCCATGGAGTTAACCCTGCGACGGTCATTCGAGCTGGAAAAAGCGACCGAGAAGCGCATGGATTGATGCGTATCTGCTGTCCAAGCCAGTTTACCCAATGTTTCACATTGGGAACTGGCGAGGGAGAAATCTCCCTTCGATCCCTCTTGCTTTTTGAGCCGTGCGAGCACTCCATTCTCTGCGAGGGTTGGACTCCATGAAGAATGAAGAGAAGCGCACCGAATTCGTGAACACGCGGGTCACTCCCACGGAAAAGCACTTGCTCAAAATTCAGGCTGAAGCGGAAGGCATGAGCCTCGGAGATTTTGTCCGCGTGCAGCTCAATCGACCGCGCGTCAGGAAGACAAAAGTCGAAAGGCAGAAGGTCATCCATCTGGCCCGCATCGGAAACAACCTGAACCAGATCGCCCGTTGGGCTAATACATATAAAAAGAATGCCGAGGTCGCGCAGGTTGTGCTGGTCCTGCTAGAAATCAGGGAAGAGTTCAAATGCTTATGAAGGTCTTCCGACACGGAGTCGGACGTGGTTCCAAAGTCATCGGATATGTGACCGGCCAGCATGACGCCAGAAGAAAGGTCACGCCGCCCGAAGTTTTGCGCGGTGATCCCGATTCCGTCTGCGACCTCATCGATACCACCACTCGCAAATGGAAATACACTTCCGGCGTTCTCTCGTGGGCTCCGGGCGATAAGGTCACGCCCGAAGATGAGAAGAAGCTCATGGACGGTTTTGAATCGCTGGCATTCTCCGGGATGGAGCCGGACCAATATTCCATCCTTTGGGTGCGACACGGCCATGCTGGCCATCATGAAATGCACTTCGTAATCCCGCGCACTGAGCTGCGCACGGATAAGGCCTTCAATCCCTGCCCGCCGGGATGGGAAAAGCAATACAACCCATGGTGCGAATTGCAAAATCGCCGCCGCAACTGGGCGCGGCCCGATGAGCTGAAACGCGCAAGACTGGTTAGCCCCGGCAGCTCAATTCAGAGCTACAAATCCGGCAATGCTTCCGAAATCCGGCGCACCGTGACCGAGGCCATTGTTCAAGGCGTCAAAGCCGGACTTATCCATAACCGAGAGGACATTATCAATACGCTGGAAGAGTTCGGCTTCGCAGTACCGCGCAAGGGCAAGGAATACATAACAATTGAAATACCGAAGGACGATAACGATACCGTTTCCCAGAAACGCAAAAACAACCGTATCCGTTTAAAAGGAGTACTTTATGCAGAATCATGGACAGCCGAAGAATTCAAACAACGCGCTGGGCTTGGCCGAGAAAATGAAGCAGCAAATGGACGAGCAAACGCAAAGTTCAAAGCAGATAATTCAAGAAGAATTGCAGAACTTGAGCAGCGAGTTGCAGGAATCCGCGAGACACGAGCTGAGTACCATCGAAGCCGCTATAAAAGCAGAAGTTATTCAGATCAGGAGCCGTCAGGAAAGCTTGATAGAAAGCTTAAAAACAACCTCACGTATCCCGTTGTTGGTCTCCATAGTCCTCACGATTCTGGTCTGCCTAACGATCATCGGAGGGACCATGATCTGGGAGAAGTGGGAAATCAAAAAATTGCAGGAAATATCAGCGAATCTCAAAAATTCTCAACTGGTATCAATAAATCTCACGGAAAATCAGAAAAAATCAAAAATTCTCATCGACTGGGGGATTTCACCATACGTTCAGGAGGGACAGAAATATCTCATATTTCCCAAGGGCGTGAAAATCCATCCGACAACAACCAAGCACGGGGACGCAGCTTTATACATAGAGGATTAAGCCATGAACGAATTACAGCAGAGCTTATTGGATTTGATGAACCGGATCGAACGGGACCAGTCCCAGCGTCTAGCCGCCCAAGACGCCAAGATAGCGGCCTTGGAGCAGGAAATACAAGGCTGCCGGGACTTGCAGACCGAATTGGAGAGAGTATTGAGCGAGTTGGAAAAATTGTTCGCTCGATGAAAAAGTTAATGTGGAGGTTTAAGAAAGTCAGAGACCGGGGAGCTGGGCTTGGGAGGTAATAACTGGTTTGAACTGTTGCATATTTTGCAACAGTTCAAATTTTATTTTTAGAGGATGTGAGAATTCTTGTCTTTTTCTGTCCTTTTTTGTCTTTGGGTCCCAGTTTCACATAATTCCAAAAAATCGCAGATAAAGACAGGGAAGGACAAATAAAGACGGATTGAGTCAGAAAAAGACAAATTTTCAGATTTAAGTTTTTCCTAAATGCGAACGTTCAGCGAGCTGATTTTTCAAGAAACACATAATAACAACTTTGCTTTTTAAAAATTAATTTACGTTTCAACACATTGATATTAATGTTTATTTTAATTATTCATCGTCTAAGTGTGAATTTAAGAGAAGGATAACTGAATATATAGGAGGGAATCAAAATTTTTAAGCCTAATTTTTAATCAAGAGGACAGGAAATTGTTACAACAGCATACGGTGAATTTATTAAACGCCATTTTTAGTCTAGGAGAATATCAAAAGTACAATTGTAGCAAAGAAGTGTCGATCAAAATGGGTAGCTACACTCTCGAGCCAATACTCACAGAAGAAAGATTACGGCAAGAAGATTTCCAGATGGAAAATTGCTGCTACGATGATTTAGAACAATTGAAGAAGGGTAAAGTTCAGCTAATTTCTATACGGGCTCCTGATAGCCAAACAGTTGCAACCGTTTGGTTTATAACTGTCGAGGATAAATGGTATTACAGTAAATGTTTAGGAAAATTTGGTAATAATTTAATTGCACCCCACTCAATTGAAGTTGACGGAGCATGTGTTTTAATTTCGGTTAAAACTGACGAAGTGGATCTCGTCTACGACTATGATGAAACCATTGAAGATATTTCGTGGATTATTTTAGATATTGACGATATTACATTGGAGCTCTTAGCTGAGCTTGCACAAAATTTTAAATGAGCGGGGTAAAAAATGAGTAGAGGTTTGAATTCTTTGTTTCTTGCGGACTTGAAGGATGGAATTTTAACTCCTGTTTTGGAAAGAGTTCTTAAGGATCATACTTTGGATTTTCAAATCAGAGATGATGAGGTTCATATTTATTATCGAGGCGGACAGTTATCATCCATTAAACCTGCAACAGCTAAAGAAAAGTATTCTGTCTCATTTGATAAAAACTATTTGAAGGGCTCTGACTTGGACGTTGATCTCGTTCCTGAGATTACTGATGCAGAGACAGCAGAATTGTGTGTCTCGACATTTCAATCATTAAAACTTGCTATGGATTTTCATTTTGCTAGGCAGCAAAAAAATGAACGAGAATTTCAACAATTGGTCTCACGCGAGAACAGCTATTCCAGCCTGTCGAATAAAACAGACTACTTCATCGTAGACATTGAGTTTGAAAATAAAACAGAGGATGTCACCACTAAGTTTGATTGTATTGCAATCAAATGGCCCAGCGTTTCAGCGGCAAGAAGAGATCCCAACAATAATAAGCTCAAGCTGGCAATAGTTGAAATTAAGTATGGTGATAACGCCCTGGCAGGAAAATCTGGGTTAGTTGATCATTTAGATAAGACATATAATTGCTTACGTAACAATGGCGTATTGGAAAATATTACGTCAACTACACTCAAGCAGTTCAATCAAAAAAGGGAGCTTGGATTAGTCCATTTCTCAAAAAATGGTAACCAAAATGAAATTACTCATTTGCCAGCTAAGCCTGAATTTATTTTTCTTTTTTCCAACCATGATCCTTCATCGTCAACTTTGAGCAATGAAATTGACTCAGCTGCATTTAAGGTTTCATTCGAGAAGCTACAGGAATATGCCGATGTGCGTTTCGCCGTATCTTCTTTCATGGGGTATGGCTTATTTGAAGAATGTGTTCTTACTTTAGATGATTTTAAAAAAGTGCTCAAAGCACAGGCTAGTTAATGAAAATTATTATTCATCGTGGAACAAATGAAATAGGTGGTTCTTGTGTCGAAGTCGAAAACAACGGCACAAGAATCCTTTTAGATGCAGGATCACCACTGGATGACTCCCCTGCTTTTTTGCCAGATTCAATTGATTCGTTTGATGGTGTTTTTATTTCACATGGGCATCAAGATCATTATGGATTGATTGAACATCTTCCTGATGAAGTTCCTTTGTATATTGGTGATATAGCTTGGAAATTTATGAACTCTTTGCGTCTCTTCTTGGAAAAACCAATTTTAGAGGTCAACAACAAGACCAGCCTTGATGCTGGTAAATCTTATTCTGTCGGAAGCATTTCTGTGACTCCTTATCTTGTGGACCATTCTGCTCCTCAAGCTTTTGGTTTTCTTATCGAAGGTGACGGAAAGCGAATTTATTATTCCGGTGATTTCAGAAGCCATGGAAGAAAGTCTCAGACTTTTGATTATTTATGTAAGAATATTCCCCAAAGAATTGACGCGATCCTTCTAGAAGGAACGATGATGAAACGGGATAATTTGGATTTTTCCAGTGAAACAGATGTTGAAAAAGGAATGGTTGAATCAATCAAATCGGAAGAAGGTTTGGTTCTTGTTAGCTGTTCATCTCAGAATATCGATCGGATAGTTTCCCTGTACAGAGCAACCAAAAGAACAGGCCGAACACTCGTTGTTGATATTTATACTGCATGGATATTGCGCCTCGCTCAGCAAATGTCATCAAACCTTCCAGACATTAGTTGGGATAATATGAAAGTTTTTTCAAGGAATAAGCCAGCTTCTGGTTACTATAAAAGAATTAAAGAGCATCACGAGTTCTTCGGTAATTTTAAATATGATCTATATAAAAAAGAGAATGAACTGAGCTTGGACGATCTCCGCGCAGCCCCTTCTGCATATGTATTAAAGATGAGTGACTATTGGCTGAATTATGTGAAGGAGCTGCTGCCCAATTATTCGTCCACAGTGATCTATTCACAATGGGCAGGCTATTTAGACGAAGGAGCCTCCTACTTTAACGAGAATGCAGCGAACTTGCAGAAATTAGAAAACTCTAAATTTGAACTTATCCATACCAGTGGACATGCCGTTCGGGACGATTTGATCAAATTGGTTGAATCTATAAAGCCAAGAACAGTCATACCAATGCATACGGAGCATAAAGATATGTATACTGAATATTTTAAGAATGTGCATATCTTGGAGGATGGTGAGGTATATAAATTATGACAGATATTGCGTGTAATAATGACTCTGTTAATGGAATAGAGTTCTGGGAGTCTTTTTTTGACCAATATAAAGATTTTAGCGACCAAAGAGAATGGGAAAAGAAACAAGGTATAAACGATTTTAATATTTTAACAACGGTACTTAAATCCACAGATGAAGTCCGTTTGCACACGCGCTATCTATATGCGCTACTAAATCCCAAAGGCCTTCACTACCAAGGGACACTGTTTCTAGAAATTTTTATGACCGCTATAGGATATAAAGACTGGTTAGACTATAAAAAAACAAGGGTACGCAAAGAATACAGCCTTATAGATAGCAAAGACGATGATCAGCAGAATCAAGTTGATCTCTATATCACTGATGGAAATAGACATATTATTGTTGAAAACAAATTAAATGCAGTCGATCAAAAAGGGCAAATAGCTCGTTATGCCCAGACTATTCATGATAAATACGACCTTGAACATACAGATTTACTTTTTGTATATCTTAATAAAGGCCGAGAGCCAGAAGGTAGAGCGTTGAAATGGAACAATGAAGGTTACAATATAGATCAAAGTCATCAAACTTTAAAAAACAAATCTTCTGGCTCTAATATTTGTCTTTATATTAGCATTCAATACTCAAAAGAAATTATTTCATGGATTAACGAATCCATAAAAGCCATAAATCATATTGAATCGTTAAAATTTGCTTTAAATGATTACAAAGTAGCTGTTGATAAAGCCACAAAAAAATATATGAGCAATATAATGACACTAGAAAAATTCTTAGAAGGCAAAACACCAAAAGAAGAAAATCAATTTTACCTTCAAGCTATGCGTGCTGCTGAGGAGTTACCTAAACTCCAGATACGTTGGTTTAAAACAATGGTAAAAGAACTAAAAAAAACTATGTCTGGATATGAAACTGAAGGGAAAGCAATACCTATTTCCGTTGCTGAATGTCCAGAGCTGGATTCATTCTTTTACAAAGATAAAATGGCATCTTTATATATTAATAAAAAAGAGAAATCTTCATACAACAAAGGGTGGTTTTGGAAAATAACTACTGGAAAATTTTGCAACAAAGCTTTGCTCTGTATTGTATATGGTAGGTATTATTTACATGTCGGCTTAGTTCCAATTGATTTTATAGATTCTGATATAGATTGTATTAGAATCAACCTGTCGAAAAATGACGACTTTATAAATAAAAATAAGTCTATAGACTTGAAAGCATATGATGCGATGCGTAAAAAACTGCCAAATTTTATCAGCAATGCGGTCAATCTTATTGAAGAACTTCCTGCCTTGAAAGACTTTTCGACAAGTTTTCAAGCAAATCTTATTAAAGAGTTGCTTAAAGAGGATGGTGTTTAATTTTTCTATTTACGAAAAAGTAGACAAAACAAGAACATAAAATGTCGCAAATAAACCCCACATATATAATCCCTAACTCCGCAGACCTCACGGCCAGCCTTGCCGAGAACGACCGTTTGCAGAAAGCCATCGAAGAGAAACGCTTCTCGCAAGACAATTTGTGGGATGTGATCCAGTTCAAGTTGAAGGTGGACTGGACTTATAATTCTAACGCCATTGAAGGCAGCACTTTGACCTTAAGCGAAACGCTCTTTTTCCTGCGCGAAGGTCTTACAGTGAATGGTAAGCCACTTAAAGATTTTCTGGACGCCAGAAATCATTCTGAGGCCATTGATTTGCTTCAGGACGCCATCAAGAACAAGCGGCCTTTTTCTACTGGGTTTATGAAAGAGATTAATGCCCTGATCCTGAATGGGGTCAGCTACACAGCAGCGCAGA
This window encodes:
- a CDS encoding AlpA family transcriptional regulator — protein: MRTETNHTAYHLPNTGFVRLVDVLKVIPVSKTTWWKGIQTGRFPKPVKLTERTTAWRVCDIHKLIEELEA
- a CDS encoding DUF3987 domain-containing protein; this translates as MSDMASMAYGGGSLLPSPSSFPHGVLPPSIEDSLDVAASAYNVPLAVPAITFLAVIGATVGRTRGLEVKPSWITHPNLYWALVAKSGTGKSPCSAAIMKPIHEKDQTEYQKHKQELSEYELDLKEWKAEFARAQRENESLPDKPVCPVWKQSYIEDSTTQALGTILAGNPRGVLWYRDELAGLLSDLGRYDNKGGDGGDKARLLSAYDCGPWKVSRSTREGLHIPHACVSIFGTVQPKLLPNLFKPQDTISGFLPRFLFVRCEQEAPPLWTSKSFDGEQAELIHGFIHQAQGLNFGSEDSPQIISLSEAARDLVQEWYDQQVLAHWYQPELEQFEALAPKLRGAFFKLSLIIHMLDCWSAGKSELCPVLPESIQRTIQLMQWLEEQQRQVWTLLSAGNKFQETTTIGRRVARAIVALSKDMNQSLLPTSKIVEFLNQDLADSFHVKADAVGKSYKELGIEIGRNSRERGAKLTPEIIKTLSQYFPAEKGVIPVTGVIDPDKNKEIQIDTRMTAGVTPENQASPDVTAEKCNNINIMKQE
- the mobC gene encoding plasmid mobilization relaxosome protein MobC, translating into MKNEEKRTEFVNTRVTPTEKHLLKIQAEAEGMSLGDFVRVQLNRPRVRKTKVERQKVIHLARIGNNLNQIARWANTYKKNAEVAQVVLVLLEIREEFKCL
- a CDS encoding relaxase/mobilization nuclease domain-containing protein; protein product: MLMKVFRHGVGRGSKVIGYVTGQHDARRKVTPPEVLRGDPDSVCDLIDTTTRKWKYTSGVLSWAPGDKVTPEDEKKLMDGFESLAFSGMEPDQYSILWVRHGHAGHHEMHFVIPRTELRTDKAFNPCPPGWEKQYNPWCELQNRRRNWARPDELKRARLVSPGSSIQSYKSGNASEIRRTVTEAIVQGVKAGLIHNREDIINTLEEFGFAVPRKGKEYITIEIPKDDNDTVSQKRKNNRIRLKGVLYAESWTAEEFKQRAGLGRENEAANGRANAKFKADNSRRIAELEQRVAGIRETRAEYHRSRYKSRSYSDQEPSGKLDRKLKNNLTYPVVGLHSPHDSGLPNDHRRDHDLGEVGNQKIAGNISESQKFSTGINKSHGKSEKIKNSHRLGDFTIRSGGTEISHISQGRENPSDNNQARGRSFIHRGLSHERITAELIGFDEPDRTGPVPASSRPRRQDSGLGAGNTRLPGLADRIGESIERVGKIVRSMKKLMWRFKKVRDRGAGLGR
- a CDS encoding MBL fold metallo-hydrolase, encoding MKIIIHRGTNEIGGSCVEVENNGTRILLDAGSPLDDSPAFLPDSIDSFDGVFISHGHQDHYGLIEHLPDEVPLYIGDIAWKFMNSLRLFLEKPILEVNNKTSLDAGKSYSVGSISVTPYLVDHSAPQAFGFLIEGDGKRIYYSGDFRSHGRKSQTFDYLCKNIPQRIDAILLEGTMMKRDNLDFSSETDVEKGMVESIKSEEGLVLVSCSSQNIDRIVSLYRATKRTGRTLVVDIYTAWILRLAQQMSSNLPDISWDNMKVFSRNKPASGYYKRIKEHHEFFGNFKYDLYKKENELSLDDLRAAPSAYVLKMSDYWLNYVKELLPNYSSTVIYSQWAGYLDEGASYFNENAANLQKLENSKFELIHTSGHAVRDDLIKLVESIKPRTVIPMHTEHKDMYTEYFKNVHILEDGEVYKL
- a CDS encoding PD-(D/E)XK nuclease family protein, with the translated sequence MTDIACNNDSVNGIEFWESFFDQYKDFSDQREWEKKQGINDFNILTTVLKSTDEVRLHTRYLYALLNPKGLHYQGTLFLEIFMTAIGYKDWLDYKKTRVRKEYSLIDSKDDDQQNQVDLYITDGNRHIIVENKLNAVDQKGQIARYAQTIHDKYDLEHTDLLFVYLNKGREPEGRALKWNNEGYNIDQSHQTLKNKSSGSNICLYISIQYSKEIISWINESIKAINHIESLKFALNDYKVAVDKATKKYMSNIMTLEKFLEGKTPKEENQFYLQAMRAAEELPKLQIRWFKTMVKELKKTMSGYETEGKAIPISVAECPELDSFFYKDKMASLYINKKEKSSYNKGWFWKITTGKFCNKALLCIVYGRYYLHVGLVPIDFIDSDIDCIRINLSKNDDFINKNKSIDLKAYDAMRKKLPNFISNAVNLIEELPALKDFSTSFQANLIKELLKEDGV